The Polaribacter tangerinus genome has a segment encoding these proteins:
- a CDS encoding ParB/RepB/Spo0J family partition protein — translation MAKATKKQALGRGLSALLKETPNINSANDKNADKLVGNILEIELDSIEVNPYQPRTYFDEEALRELASSIKELGVIQPITVRKLPGNTFQLVSGERRFRASKLIGNKTVPAYIRLANDQEMLEMALVENIQRKNLDPIEVALSYQRLIDEIQLTQEDLSIRVGKKRSTVTNYLRLLKLDPILQTGMRDGFISMGHGRAMINVDNTEDQLAIYEKILRDKLSVRQTEDLVKNLKSGTVTKAKKKPVPSFVKNNIKDLSSFFGNKVAVTVGSNGKGKISIPFTSEEDFHRIKKLLE, via the coding sequence ATGGCAAAAGCAACAAAAAAACAAGCTTTAGGAAGAGGATTGTCTGCTTTATTAAAAGAAACTCCTAACATTAATTCTGCAAATGACAAGAATGCAGATAAATTGGTAGGTAATATCTTAGAAATAGAATTAGACTCTATAGAGGTAAATCCATATCAACCAAGAACCTATTTTGATGAGGAAGCCTTACGCGAATTGGCAAGTTCTATAAAAGAATTAGGAGTAATTCAACCAATTACAGTTCGAAAACTTCCTGGCAATACTTTTCAATTAGTTTCTGGAGAAAGAAGGTTTAGAGCCTCTAAACTTATAGGAAATAAAACTGTACCAGCATATATAAGGCTAGCCAATGACCAAGAAATGCTAGAGATGGCCTTGGTAGAAAATATTCAACGAAAAAATTTAGACCCTATAGAAGTAGCTCTTTCATACCAGCGTTTAATAGACGAAATACAACTTACGCAAGAAGATTTAAGCATTCGTGTTGGTAAAAAGCGCTCTACAGTTACTAACTATTTACGTTTGCTAAAATTAGATCCAATTTTACAAACAGGCATGCGAGATGGTTTTATTTCGATGGGGCATGGTAGAGCAATGATTAATGTTGATAATACAGAAGATCAACTGGCTATCTATGAGAAAATACTACGCGACAAACTATCTGTAAGACAGACAGAAGATTTGGTTAAAAATCTAAAATCTGGAACAGTTACAAAAGCAAAGAAAAAGCCTGTACCTAGTTTTGTTAAAAATAATATTAAAGATTTAAGTAGCTTTTTTGGCAATAAAGTTGCAGTAACAGTTGGTAGTAATGGTAAAGGAAAAATATCTATTCCGTTTACTTCAGAAGAAGACTTTCATCGAATAAAAAAATTATTAGAATAA
- a CDS encoding ParA family protein has product MGKIIAIANQKGGVGKTTTSVNLAASLGVLEKKVLIIDADPQANASSGLGLDVDTVEGGTYHVLEHTLSTKEAIVKTSSPNVDIIPAHIDLVAIEIELVDKDEREYMLQKALVDIKKEYDFIIIDCAPSLGLITLNSLVAADAVIIPIQCEYFALEGLGKLLNTVKSVQKIHNPNLEIEGLLLTMFDSRLRLSNQVVDEVRKHFSSMVFNTIIRRNTRLGEAPSYGESIIAYDATSKGAVNYLNLAQELLKKNS; this is encoded by the coding sequence ATGGGGAAAATTATTGCAATTGCAAATCAAAAAGGAGGTGTTGGTAAAACGACTACGAGTGTTAATTTAGCTGCCTCTTTGGGTGTTCTAGAAAAAAAAGTTTTGATTATTGATGCAGACCCCCAAGCAAATGCATCATCTGGATTAGGACTTGATGTAGACACTGTAGAAGGTGGTACTTACCATGTTTTAGAACACACACTTTCTACCAAAGAAGCTATTGTTAAAACAAGCTCACCCAATGTAGATATTATACCTGCACATATAGACTTAGTTGCAATAGAAATAGAGCTTGTAGACAAAGATGAAAGAGAATATATGCTTCAAAAAGCGCTAGTCGATATTAAAAAGGAATACGATTTTATTATTATAGATTGTGCACCATCATTGGGTCTTATCACACTAAATTCTTTGGTTGCTGCAGATGCCGTAATAATACCTATTCAGTGTGAATATTTTGCTTTAGAAGGACTTGGTAAACTACTAAATACAGTAAAAAGTGTTCAGAAAATACACAATCCTAATTTAGAGATTGAGGGATTGCTACTTACCATGTTCGACTCTAGGCTTCGTCTATCTAATCAAGTAGTTGATGAAGTAAGAAAGCACTTTAGCTCGATGGTTTTTAATACTATTATTAGAAGAAATACACGTTTAGGAGAAGCCCCAAGTTACGGAGAAAGTATTATTGCATACGATGCAACAAGCAAAGGTGCTGTAAATTACTTAAATTTGGCGCAAGAATTACTTAAAAAGAACTCATAA
- the lepB gene encoding signal peptidase I, with translation MNFTEWFLFFLIVQVLHFFGTWKLYKKAGRKAWEAAIPIYNGIVLMQIIKRPKWWIILLFIPVVNLLMFPVIWIETIRSFGYYKKIDSLLVIISLGLYIFYINYASENSYNSNRSLKPRSEFGEWVSSITFAIIAATLVHTYFMQPFTIPTSSLEKSLLIGDYLFVSKFHYGARVPSTVVAAPMVHDSLPFTGTASYLKKPQLPYTRLPGLQKIKNNDIVCFNWPADSLATMWGDTSGKFTYKPVDKKTNYVKRCVGIAGDTLEIRNGYVFINGKKNELPDRAKIQFYYTYESKTPIDRNTFPKFLIDKERTGVYKILSEYWNNPKVQSAIKENGYLTKIGSDSLYTEVAGGINPDFARRLKIVNVANKININLTAEEVTRLEKHSNTVSVKKVNYAADVAIFPHVEKLGWSQDNYGPIYIPKAGATVKIDNENLPFYEQIIKNYENNSLTVVGNDIFINGEKTTSYTFKQDYYWLMGDNRHNSLDARYWGFVPFDHVLGKPVMIWFSWDANAPSFGEKIKSIRWDRMFTTVGGDGEPVSYRYVVFVLIAAYIGYSFFKSKKKRVK, from the coding sequence ATGAATTTCACAGAATGGTTTCTCTTTTTTTTAATAGTTCAGGTGCTTCATTTTTTTGGAACCTGGAAATTATATAAAAAAGCAGGTAGAAAGGCTTGGGAAGCAGCAATTCCAATTTATAATGGTATTGTTTTAATGCAGATTATTAAGCGTCCGAAATGGTGGATTATACTACTTTTTATTCCTGTAGTAAACCTATTAATGTTTCCTGTAATTTGGATAGAAACTATAAGGTCTTTTGGCTATTATAAAAAAATTGATTCCTTGTTAGTTATTATTTCGCTAGGTCTTTATATTTTTTACATTAATTATGCTTCAGAAAACTCATACAATAGCAATAGAAGTTTAAAACCTAGGTCGGAATTTGGTGAATGGGTTAGCTCAATAACATTTGCAATAATTGCTGCAACTTTAGTGCACACTTATTTTATGCAACCTTTTACCATACCTACTTCTTCTTTAGAAAAATCGTTATTAATTGGTGATTATCTTTTTGTAAGTAAGTTTCATTATGGCGCTAGAGTTCCATCGACAGTTGTTGCAGCACCAATGGTGCATGATTCTTTACCCTTTACAGGCACTGCTTCTTACCTAAAAAAGCCTCAACTACCTTACACTAGATTACCTGGCTTACAAAAAATAAAAAATAATGATATTGTTTGTTTTAACTGGCCAGCAGACTCTTTGGCTACAATGTGGGGAGATACTTCTGGAAAATTCACTTACAAACCAGTAGATAAAAAAACCAATTATGTAAAAAGGTGTGTTGGAATTGCCGGTGATACTTTAGAAATAAGAAATGGTTATGTGTTTATTAATGGAAAAAAGAATGAATTGCCAGACCGAGCAAAAATTCAATTTTATTATACCTACGAGTCTAAAACTCCGATTGACAGAAATACATTTCCAAAATTTTTAATAGATAAAGAAAGAACTGGTGTATACAAAATACTCTCAGAATACTGGAACAATCCGAAAGTGCAAAGTGCAATTAAAGAGAATGGATATTTAACTAAAATTGGTAGTGATTCATTATATACAGAAGTTGCAGGTGGTATAAATCCTGATTTTGCAAGACGTTTAAAAATAGTAAATGTTGCTAATAAAATAAACATCAATTTAACTGCAGAAGAAGTAACGCGACTCGAAAAACACAGTAATACAGTATCTGTAAAAAAAGTTAATTATGCTGCTGATGTAGCTATTTTTCCTCATGTAGAAAAATTGGGTTGGAGTCAGGACAACTATGGTCCTATTTATATACCAAAAGCTGGTGCAACTGTAAAGATTGATAATGAAAACCTTCCTTTCTACGAGCAAATTATAAAAAATTACGAGAATAATAGTTTAACAGTTGTTGGAAATGATATTTTTATCAACGGAGAAAAAACAACTTCTTACACCTTTAAACAAGATTATTATTGGTTAATGGGAGATAACAGACACAACTCTTTAGATGCAAGATATTGGGGGTTTGTACCTTTCGATCATGTTTTAGGAAAGCCAGTAATGATTTGGTTCAGCTGGGATGCAAATGCTCCTAGTTTTGGAGAAAAAATAAAGTCAATTCGTTGGGATAGAATGTTTACAACAGTTGGTGGAGATGGAGAACCTGTTTCGTATAGGTATGTTGTTTTTGTACTTATAGCAGCATATATTGGTTATAGCTTTTTTAAATCAAAAAAGAAGCGTGTAAAATAG
- a CDS encoding lipopolysaccharide biosynthesis protein, translating to MGIVLKQSFRNTIIIYGAFIIGGINTIVFYPRFLESEFYGMVAFLLSASNLIMPLTAFGIQYTIVKFYSSYTTKEQKDKFLSSVIFLPLLIALPIGFFWDFFHEWIMSKVAKENAIIENYTFYIYLIAVACAYFELFYSWTKVQLQTVFGNILKELWNRVVVMILLLAVFFEFITKQEFIYYLTIAYIIRAFVMMFYAFSMYLPKFYFKLPDNILEIIKYSGYIILAGSAGAILLDIDKIMIPGKDPIEKAAYYAVAVFIGSFIEAPSRAMTQILQPLTSKSLNEFNTKEVENLYKKSSINLLLVGGLFFLLVNCGVSELFKLMPDKGYAGGEYVVLMISLAKLYTMFLGSNGAIINNSTFYKITLPIAVGMSVTVYFLNTLFYFNLGFGTDGLALATLITIILFNTFKLWFVNTKFSITPFTPKSFKLVFIITILFVSFYFWDFNTPIIQIKGFSISPIINIFLKCILITILYVFLMIKLKISNEFGALLKRFYK from the coding sequence ATGGGTATTGTTTTAAAACAGTCGTTTAGAAATACAATAATTATTTACGGTGCTTTTATAATAGGAGGTATTAATACTATTGTTTTTTATCCAAGATTTTTAGAGTCAGAGTTTTATGGAATGGTTGCTTTCTTGCTTTCTGCTTCTAATTTAATTATGCCTCTTACAGCATTTGGTATTCAGTACACAATTGTAAAATTTTACTCGTCCTATACCACAAAAGAGCAGAAAGATAAATTTTTGTCTTCCGTAATTTTTTTACCACTCCTCATTGCATTACCTATTGGTTTCTTTTGGGATTTTTTTCATGAGTGGATTATGAGTAAAGTAGCTAAAGAAAATGCAATCATCGAAAATTATACTTTTTATATTTATTTAATTGCTGTAGCGTGTGCATATTTCGAGCTTTTTTATTCTTGGACTAAAGTGCAACTTCAAACCGTTTTTGGGAATATCTTAAAAGAATTATGGAATAGAGTAGTGGTAATGATTTTACTACTTGCTGTATTTTTTGAGTTTATAACAAAGCAAGAGTTTATTTATTATCTAACAATAGCTTACATTATTAGAGCTTTTGTAATGATGTTTTACGCTTTTTCGATGTATTTACCTAAGTTTTATTTTAAGTTACCAGATAATATTTTAGAAATAATTAAGTATTCTGGTTATATTATTTTAGCAGGTAGTGCAGGAGCAATTTTATTAGATATTGATAAAATTATGATTCCAGGAAAAGATCCTATAGAGAAAGCCGCCTATTATGCAGTAGCTGTTTTTATAGGCTCTTTTATTGAAGCGCCAAGTAGAGCAATGACTCAAATTTTACAACCTTTAACCTCTAAATCTTTAAATGAATTTAATACAAAAGAAGTAGAAAACCTCTATAAGAAAAGTTCTATAAATTTATTGCTTGTAGGTGGTTTGTTTTTTCTATTGGTAAATTGCGGAGTTAGTGAGTTGTTTAAATTGATGCCAGATAAAGGTTATGCTGGTGGCGAATATGTTGTTTTAATGATTTCATTAGCAAAATTATATACCATGTTTTTAGGGAGTAATGGCGCAATCATAAACAATTCTACTTTTTATAAAATTACATTACCAATTGCAGTTGGTATGTCTGTAACCGTCTATTTTTTGAATACATTATTTTACTTTAATCTAGGGTTTGGTACCGATGGTTTGGCTTTAGCTACACTTATAACTATTATTCTTTTTAACACCTTTAAATTGTGGTTTGTAAATACAAAGTTTTCAATAACACCATTTACACCAAAGTCTTTTAAGTTGGTGTTTATTATTACCATATTATTTGTTAGTTTTTACTTTTGGGATTTTAATACTCCTATAATCCAGATTAAAGGTTTTTCTATTTCGCCAATAATAAACATCTTTTTAAAATGTATTTTAATTACAATACTGTATGTTTTTTTAATGATAAAACTAAAAATATCTAACGAGTTTGGTGCGCTTTTAAAAAGATTTTACAAGTAA
- the dapB gene encoding 4-hydroxy-tetrahydrodipicolinate reductase: MKIALLGYGRMGKEIEKIAISRGHEIVIRKEVNDIIDISLADVAIDFSVPNAAFGNISNCINHNIPVISGTTGWLDKFDEAVSLCNEKKGAFIYASNFSLGVNIFFELNKQLAKMMKSVEDYTISMEEIHHTKKLDAPSGTAITLAEGIIENSDKENWELGNKSSEKNIPIEAKRIPDVPGTHTVWYKSLVDEIEIKHTAHNRQGFALGAVVAAEWILGKTGIFTMKDVLNIR, from the coding sequence ATGAAAATTGCTTTATTAGGCTACGGAAGGATGGGAAAAGAAATAGAAAAAATAGCTATTTCTAGAGGTCATGAAATTGTAATTAGAAAAGAGGTTAATGATATTATAGATATTAGTTTAGCAGATGTGGCCATAGATTTTAGTGTTCCGAATGCAGCATTTGGTAACATTAGCAATTGCATAAACCATAATATACCTGTTATTTCTGGAACTACTGGTTGGTTAGATAAATTCGACGAGGCGGTTTCATTATGCAATGAAAAAAAAGGAGCTTTTATATATGCTTCTAACTTTAGTTTGGGTGTAAATATTTTTTTCGAACTTAATAAACAATTGGCAAAAATGATGAAGTCTGTTGAAGATTATACTATTTCTATGGAAGAAATTCATCATACCAAAAAGTTAGATGCGCCAAGCGGAACAGCAATTACTTTAGCAGAAGGAATTATTGAAAATTCTGATAAAGAAAACTGGGAATTAGGAAATAAATCCTCTGAAAAAAATATACCTATTGAAGCTAAAAGAATACCAGATGTACCCGGTACACACACTGTTTGGTACAAATCTTTGGTTGATGAAATAGAAATTAAACATACAGCACATAATAGACAAGGTTTTGCCCTGGGTGCTGTTGTTGCTGCAGAATGGATTTTAGGTAAAACAGGTATTTTTACTATGAAAGATGTGTTAAACATTCGTTAA
- a CDS encoding DUF6122 family protein, whose translation MVTHQFIIHYGLHFVAPLLISLIFFKPKWKVVYFIFLASMLVDADHLLANPIFDKNRCSINFHPLHSYTAIGFYTLGLFYKKTRILCIALLFHMFTDAVDCYL comes from the coding sequence ATGGTTACGCATCAATTTATTATTCACTATGGGTTACATTTTGTGGCCCCTTTACTAATTTCTTTAATTTTCTTTAAACCGAAATGGAAAGTAGTATATTTCATTTTTCTGGCATCTATGCTAGTAGATGCAGACCATTTATTAGCAAACCCGATATTTGATAAAAACCGATGTAGCATTAACTTTCATCCGCTACATTCTTACACAGCAATTGGCTTTTATACATTAGGGTTGTTTTACAAAAAAACAAGAATACTATGCATTGCATTGCTTTTTCATATGTTTACAGATGCTGTAGATTGTTACTTGTAA
- a CDS encoding DUF5683 domain-containing protein: protein MSFIKNISIFFGLLLSMSLYSQKDSTAIKDINIKETFVQEGLYEPLKPAKAAFYAAILPGMGQIYNKKYWKAPIVWAALAIPTYYYQINNSQYKRYRTAYRLRKAGFQDEFTYNSGNTNVSLETLERAQRQLKENRDMSLLSGVILYILQIVEASVNAHLLQFNTDDNLSFKPTILQNPIRLDAPKVGLTIKYTF, encoded by the coding sequence TTGTCTTTCATAAAAAATATATCCATTTTCTTTGGTCTTTTACTATCCATGTCGCTTTATTCTCAGAAAGATAGCACTGCAATAAAAGACATCAATATAAAAGAAACATTTGTTCAGGAAGGTTTGTACGAGCCTCTAAAACCTGCTAAAGCAGCATTTTATGCAGCAATACTTCCTGGTATGGGGCAAATTTATAACAAGAAGTATTGGAAAGCTCCGATTGTATGGGCTGCATTGGCAATACCTACTTATTACTATCAAATAAATAATAGTCAATATAAAAGATATAGAACAGCTTACAGACTTCGAAAAGCCGGATTTCAAGATGAATTTACATATAATTCTGGAAATACAAATGTATCTTTAGAAACGCTTGAACGAGCGCAAAGACAATTAAAAGAAAATAGAGATATGTCTTTATTATCTGGAGTAATATTATACATTTTACAAATTGTAGAAGCGAGTGTTAATGCTCATTTACTACAATTTAATACCGATGATAATTTATCATTTAAGCCTACAATTCTTCAAAACCCTATTCGTTTAGATGCTCCAAAAGTAGGTCTCACCATAAAATACACTTTTTAA
- a CDS encoding WbqC family protein, whose product MPLFIPTYFSPISQYSEIYKQSKIVFEVEDNYQKQSYRNRCYIFNTNGKQLLNIPVKHPKKELRKKTKDALVENATPWQDQHLKSLKTAYRNSPFFEFYIDDLMPIFEKKYTYLQEVNIDTFLFINDALQLEVPFTKTNSFIENFGDNDYRNFASAKNHPEVSPKKYIQMFDDKHGFIPNLSILDLLFMEGPNAISFL is encoded by the coding sequence ATGCCGTTATTTATACCGACATACTTTTCTCCTATTTCTCAGTATTCTGAAATTTACAAACAATCGAAAATAGTTTTTGAGGTAGAAGATAATTATCAGAAACAAAGTTATAGAAATAGATGTTACATTTTTAACACAAATGGCAAACAATTGTTAAATATTCCCGTTAAACACCCAAAAAAAGAATTACGAAAAAAAACAAAAGATGCGCTTGTAGAAAACGCGACTCCTTGGCAAGACCAGCATTTAAAATCTTTAAAAACTGCCTATAGAAATTCTCCTTTTTTTGAGTTTTATATAGATGATTTGATGCCAATTTTCGAGAAAAAATACACGTACTTGCAAGAAGTAAATATAGATACTTTTCTATTTATTAATGATGCCTTGCAATTAGAAGTACCCTTTACCAAAACAAATAGCTTCATAGAAAATTTTGGAGATAACGATTATAGAAATTTTGCCTCAGCAAAGAATCATCCAGAAGTATCACCTAAAAAATACATCCAAATGTTTGATGATAAGCATGGTTTTATTCCAAATTTATCCATTTTAGACCTGCTTTTTATGGAAGGTCCAAATGCTATAAGCTTTTTATAA